One stretch of Thalassovita sp. DNA includes these proteins:
- a CDS encoding hybrid sensor histidine kinase/response regulator, giving the protein MRRHDTLRRLVVEEEAPVSDKAGADQGFVFRDFEVSRVQHITEALRNYPLRNSLIFIGAVLAWTVFMTYGAATHGANSLAIGLSPHVSLFTLIIGVLIYPRALLWVPLAALVVMFFVPFVLPFGDHTPWAMQPGVSFRLVFFLLVINVMTGFGIGFVVRTLYRRTTQNMQPFEADLLIAAVTFAVFMLSGLVMVNLISLFVSTLPAVELTALGFDQTYFDFAMTRMVRGAVVTSGFLIAIQQTPRLEELRFSLPFVVLFPALMILQGMGFGGYPMLDVAVLAALLAVSLPVSAAPIVAILGVSLYAGLTGHFLTDTVLTDPREAMLRNYSLGLLVLVVLILALRGRGRHEREQRVASIRRLSTVRGFAGVGLFTVNVPRDTMRLDPAGQRLVGLPAEAHLDDLIGRFRADEQYLLRHAIESDSHASITLLLRLADMLDTGDNRVMRLHLWAETTVRNERVVYGLMVEVTEEHLQERALTNALNELSLRQDKQKQLFSIVSHEIRTPASVLSMLIDEMENGHDSQEVVTQMREASTQLLSVLDDMRQAVNPEKNQPLSIKPYVPADVAERVRNTYQLLAKGKSIRISLDLGPDSIRPMMGDSNRLKQILGNLVRNAIIHSEGSEIRICYQPDMPGLPQSPTPGTAFWSVTDDGVGIPQTEIERLFQPFERGSADARNQAEGSGLGLYIAKQAVELLGGSLQYFDAPEGGAGYRLNLSDKPASKQDMQSQMPASKAIENKKLGELRVLLAEDNALVAQVTSKQLGRIFGEIELAENGREALEMVRDNPPDLLITDLFMPEMPGDELVRALQAEGIDIPIIGLTAAVVGDDIKRFEDVGATAVLPKPLDVKRLAGLLEDKVSV; this is encoded by the coding sequence ATGCGACGCCACGACACCCTCAGACGCCTCGTCGTAGAGGAAGAGGCCCCTGTTTCTGACAAGGCAGGAGCCGACCAGGGATTCGTTTTCCGGGATTTCGAAGTTTCGCGCGTTCAGCACATCACTGAGGCCCTGCGCAACTATCCCCTGCGCAACAGCCTGATCTTCATCGGCGCCGTGCTGGCCTGGACCGTCTTCATGACCTATGGCGCCGCGACCCACGGCGCGAACTCACTGGCCATTGGCCTCAGCCCACATGTATCGCTGTTCACACTGATCATCGGTGTGCTGATTTACCCTCGCGCATTGCTCTGGGTGCCGCTGGCGGCGCTGGTGGTGATGTTCTTTGTGCCCTTTGTGCTGCCGTTTGGGGACCATACACCCTGGGCCATGCAACCGGGCGTTTCCTTCCGGTTGGTCTTCTTCCTGCTGGTCATCAACGTGATGACGGGCTTTGGCATCGGCTTTGTTGTGCGCACCCTCTACCGGCGCACCACGCAGAACATGCAGCCCTTTGAGGCTGATCTGCTGATTGCCGCTGTGACCTTTGCGGTTTTCATGCTGTCCGGCCTGGTCATGGTCAACCTGATCAGCCTGTTCGTCTCGACCCTGCCGGCGGTGGAACTGACCGCGCTTGGTTTTGATCAGACCTATTTTGACTTCGCAATGACCCGCATGGTGCGGGGCGCTGTTGTGACCTCGGGCTTCCTGATTGCGATCCAACAGACCCCACGGCTGGAGGAGCTGCGCTTCTCCCTGCCGTTTGTGGTGCTGTTCCCGGCGCTGATGATCCTGCAGGGCATGGGCTTTGGCGGCTATCCGATGCTGGATGTGGCTGTTCTGGCCGCCTTGTTGGCGGTGTCTCTGCCCGTCAGCGCCGCGCCGATCGTGGCAATCCTTGGCGTGTCACTCTATGCAGGGCTCACCGGGCATTTCCTCACTGATACCGTGTTGACTGACCCGCGCGAAGCGATGCTCAGAAACTATTCGCTGGGGCTGCTGGTTCTGGTGGTGCTGATCCTTGCCCTGCGCGGCCGTGGCCGCCATGAACGCGAACAGCGCGTCGCCTCGATCCGGCGTCTGTCCACCGTACGTGGCTTTGCCGGTGTCGGCCTGTTCACCGTGAACGTACCGCGCGACACCATGCGTCTGGACCCGGCTGGCCAACGGCTGGTCGGCCTGCCCGCTGAGGCCCATCTGGATGACCTGATCGGCCGCTTCCGCGCCGACGAACAGTACCTGCTGCGCCACGCGATTGAGAGTGACAGCCACGCCTCAATCACCCTGCTGCTGCGTCTTGCCGATATGCTGGACACCGGTGACAACCGCGTCATGCGCCTGCACCTTTGGGCCGAAACCACCGTGCGCAATGAACGGGTGGTCTATGGTCTGATGGTTGAAGTCACCGAAGAGCACCTGCAGGAACGCGCCCTGACCAACGCGCTGAACGAACTGTCGCTGCGTCAGGACAAGCAGAAGCAGTTGTTCTCCATCGTCAGCCATGAAATCCGCACCCCGGCCTCGGTTCTGTCGATGCTGATCGATGAGATGGAAAATGGCCATGACAGCCAAGAGGTTGTCACCCAGATGCGCGAAGCCTCGACCCAGCTGCTGAGCGTGCTGGATGACATGCGTCAGGCGGTGAACCCCGAAAAGAACCAGCCGCTGTCGATCAAGCCCTATGTGCCTGCTGATGTCGCCGAACGGGTGCGCAACACCTATCAGCTGCTGGCCAAAGGCAAATCGATCCGCATCAGCCTGGATCTGGGCCCGGATTCGATCCGCCCGATGATGGGTGACAGCAACCGGTTGAAACAGATCCTCGGCAATCTGGTGCGCAATGCGATCATCCACTCCGAAGGGTCGGAAATCCGGATCTGCTATCAGCCCGATATGCCCGGCCTGCCGCAAAGCCCCACCCCCGGCACCGCCTTCTGGTCGGTGACTGACGATGGTGTGGGCATTCCGCAGACCGAGATTGAGCGCCTGTTCCAGCCGTTCGAACGCGGCTCCGCTGATGCGCGCAATCAGGCCGAAGGGTCTGGTCTTGGGCTTTATATCGCGAAACAGGCGGTGGAGCTGCTGGGGGGCTCGCTGCAGTATTTTGATGCGCCAGAGGGCGGCGCAGGCTATCGTCTGAACCTGTCGGACAAACCCGCCAGCAAACAGGATATGCAATCACAGATGCCGGCCAGCAAAGCGATTGAGAACAAGAAACTGGGTGAACTGCGTGTACTTCTGGCCGAAGACAACGCGCTGGTGGCTCAGGTGACCTCTAAACAGCTGGGCCGGATCTTTGGTGAGATTGAGCTGGCAGAAAACGGCCGCGAAGCGCTGGAGATGGTGCGCGACAACCCACCGGATCTGCTGATCACCGACCTCTTCATGCCGGAAATGCCCGGCGATGAACTGGTCCGCGCCCTGCAGGCCGAAGGCATCGACATCCCGATCATCGGCCTGACAGCGGCTGTGGTGGGCGATGACATCAAACGCTTCGAAGACGTCGGCGCCACCGCCGTTCTGCCCAAACCCCTGGACGTCAAACGCCTGGCGGGTCTGCTGGAAGACAAGGTTTCTGTTTAG
- a CDS encoding MATE family efflux transporter, whose protein sequence is MTTDLTAKQHLKNIATLGLPLIGSHVAQFSINMTDTLMLGWYDVEVLAAQVIAGTAFFVLFILGSGFAGAVMPMVAEAEAAGEGTQVRRVTRMAIWASLFYCIFAVPVMLFSEPILLLAGQTPEVARLAEDYLWINGWSILPALMVMVFKSYLSALERAGVVLWVTLAAVAINIVVNYALIFGNWGFPEMGIRGAAVASLIVNIASMALLGAYLHFVTPEHEIFARFWRPDWEAFRAVTRLGWPMGLTSLAEVGLFAAASLMMGWLGTLPLAAHGIALQITAVTFMVHLGLSNAATVRAGRAVGRRSMGDLRLGAKLIITLSAVFAALTLVAFLVFPEPLLGLFLSPDDPQRDIVIALGVPLLAAAGLFQFADAAQALALGVLRGVQDTRVPMIMAAISYWVIGVPISYGMGFVLGWEGVGVWAGLAVGLACAGVLLMARFWGPVMVQTQARIDRQTAAKAETS, encoded by the coding sequence ATGACGACAGATTTGACAGCAAAACAACACTTGAAAAACATCGCCACTTTGGGCCTGCCGCTGATCGGCAGCCATGTGGCGCAATTCTCGATCAACATGACCGACACGCTGATGCTCGGCTGGTATGACGTCGAGGTGCTGGCCGCGCAGGTGATTGCGGGCACGGCGTTTTTTGTGCTGTTCATCCTTGGATCGGGCTTTGCCGGCGCGGTCATGCCCATGGTCGCCGAGGCAGAGGCCGCGGGTGAGGGCACCCAGGTGCGCCGGGTGACCCGGATGGCGATCTGGGCGTCGCTGTTTTACTGCATCTTCGCCGTGCCAGTGATGCTGTTTTCGGAACCGATCCTTCTTCTGGCGGGCCAAACGCCCGAGGTGGCGCGGCTGGCCGAGGACTACCTCTGGATCAATGGCTGGTCGATTTTGCCTGCGCTGATGGTGATGGTGTTCAAATCTTACCTCTCGGCGCTGGAACGGGCCGGTGTGGTGCTCTGGGTGACGCTGGCGGCCGTGGCGATCAACATCGTGGTCAACTATGCGCTGATCTTCGGCAACTGGGGCTTCCCCGAAATGGGCATCCGCGGCGCGGCGGTGGCGTCGCTGATCGTGAACATCGCTTCTATGGCGCTTCTCGGGGCCTACCTGCATTTCGTGACCCCTGAACATGAGATTTTTGCCCGCTTCTGGCGCCCGGACTGGGAGGCATTTCGCGCCGTGACCCGTCTGGGCTGGCCGATGGGGCTGACCAGCCTGGCCGAGGTGGGGCTCTTCGCCGCCGCCTCGCTGATGATGGGCTGGTTGGGCACGCTGCCTCTGGCGGCCCATGGTATTGCGCTGCAGATCACGGCGGTGACCTTCATGGTGCATCTGGGGCTCAGCAATGCCGCCACCGTGCGGGCCGGCCGTGCGGTGGGCCGGCGCAGCATGGGCGATCTGCGGCTGGGCGCGAAGCTGATCATCACCCTGTCGGCGGTCTTTGCCGCGTTGACGCTGGTGGCCTTTCTGGTCTTCCCCGAACCGCTGCTGGGCCTGTTCCTGTCGCCTGATGATCCGCAGCGTGACATCGTGATCGCGCTGGGGGTGCCGCTGCTGGCGGCTGCCGGGCTGTTCCAGTTTGCGGATGCCGCACAGGCGCTGGCGCTGGGGGTGCTGCGGGGCGTGCAGGACACCCGGGTGCCAATGATCATGGCGGCGATTTCCTATTGGGTGATTGGCGTGCCGATCAGCTACGGCATGGGCTTTGTGCTGGGCTGGGAAGGAGTTGGCGTCTGGGCCGGCCTGGCGGTTGGTCTGGCCTGCGCCGGTGTGCTGCTGATGGCGCGGTTCTGGGGCCCTGTGATGGTACAGACCCAGGCGCGGATCGACCGGCAGACCGCCGCCAAGGCAGAGACCAGCTAA
- a CDS encoding TIGR02453 family protein encodes MPAPQVFDTLIPEARAFLSELDANNTRDWFLDNKDRYDSELKAPALALLDVVAADLERMTGHRVSPKLFRPQRDIRFSKDKTPYKAHLHMLWDIDGGSGSGLDRSAFYFGVELDRIVLGGGCMGMDKAKLVAFRKRVASPKGKDLMRAMAAASAEGTRFSDPDLKRVPAPFPTDHPQGELLKHKTLTFWREVDGGTKDLRKTLQGGFAKLMPLQEWLLALK; translated from the coding sequence ATGCCAGCCCCGCAAGTTTTTGACACTCTGATCCCTGAGGCGCGTGCTTTCTTAAGTGAGCTGGATGCCAACAACACCCGCGATTGGTTTCTGGACAATAAGGATCGTTACGATAGTGAGCTGAAAGCCCCGGCACTGGCCCTGTTGGATGTGGTGGCCGCGGATTTGGAGCGTATGACCGGCCACCGTGTCAGTCCGAAACTGTTTCGGCCCCAGCGCGACATTCGATTCTCCAAGGACAAGACGCCCTATAAGGCGCATCTGCATATGCTCTGGGATATTGATGGCGGATCCGGCAGCGGTCTGGATCGCAGCGCCTTCTATTTCGGGGTTGAGCTGGACCGGATCGTACTTGGTGGCGGCTGTATGGGCATGGACAAGGCCAAGCTGGTGGCCTTTCGCAAACGGGTGGCCAGCCCCAAAGGCAAGGACCTGATGCGTGCCATGGCAGCGGCCTCCGCCGAGGGCACCCGCTTTTCTGACCCCGATCTGAAACGTGTGCCCGCCCCCTTCCCCACCGATCATCCGCAGGGCGAACTGCTGAAGCACAAAACTTTAACCTTTTGGCGCGAAGTTGATGGCGGCACAAAAGATCTGCGCAAAACCCTGCAAGGGGGATTTGCCAAACTGATGCCGCTGCAGGAATGGTTGCTGGCCCTGAAGTGA